The following proteins come from a genomic window of Montipora capricornis isolate CH-2021 chromosome 9, ASM3666992v2, whole genome shotgun sequence:
- the LOC138017283 gene encoding uncharacterized protein gives MTGKKNKPGDRGSTEEETNAAKRSNKELIGQEEVGGNMADNDEVCDAEPTLYDIRNMLEDLQKSVSSILKVKCISPQLKKKENAILREDLTQFKSSLQSKEREVSALKTSFGKVSKANALLKTELEKTKLKLREQEDETEKLYIALDELEQYTRKNSLEIQGIPDQCYSTTEEVVLKLAGVLNVNVNPTDIEISHKLKRRGNNSSPIIVKFLSHKVKTNFYKERVKLRNAKVTDLFPGYSNAVSSNVPSIFLNENLTVYRRELVSRASEMKKDRLLTSFWTMDGKIFVKTSPSGNPVRIFSDYDLDNL, from the exons ATGacaggaaagaaaaacaaaccgGGAGACCGTGGCTCTACTGAAGAGGAGACAAACGCAGCGAAAAGGTCCAACAAAGAACTTATTGGTCAGGAAGAAGTAGGCGGCAATATGGCGGACAATGATGAAGTGTGTGATGCTGAACCCACGCTGTACGATATACGGAACATGTTGGAGGACCTTCAAAAGTCTGTCTCGAGCATTCTTAAAGT AAAATGCATCTCGCCTCAGCTGAAGAAAAAG GAAAATGCCATCCTAAGAGAGGACTTGACGCAATTTAAGTCGTCCCTTCAATCTAAAGAGAGAGAAGTAAGTGCCCTGAAAACATCGTTTGGGAAGGTGTCAAAAGCTAATGCGTTATTGAAGACCGAACTGGAAAAAACGAAACTAAAACTACGGGAGCAAGAAGATGAAACCGAAAAGCTGTACATCGCGCTAGATGAGCTGGAGCAGTACACCAGAAAAAACAGCCTAGAAATTCAAGGTATACCGGATCAGTGCTATTCTACAACCGAAGAGGTAGTTTTAAAATTGGCGGGTGTGttaaatgttaatgttaatCCTACCGACATCGAGATATCACACAAACTCAAACGCCGTGGCAATAATTCTAGCCCGATTATTGTAAAATTCCTGAGCCACAAAGTGAAAACGAACTTCTACAAGGAGAGAGTGAAATTAAGAAACGCTAAAGTGACAGATTTGTTTCCCGGCTATTCCAATGCGGTAAGCTCTAATGTACctagtatttttttaaatgaaaatctgaCGGTTTATCGACGCGAACTCGTATCGAGGGCAAGTGAAATGAAAAAAGACAGACTCTTGACCAGTTTCTGGACAATGGATGGGAAAATCTTTGTAAAAACATCACCGAGCGGGAATCCTGTTCGAATTTTCAGCGATTATGATTTAGATAATTTGTAA
- the LOC138016864 gene encoding uncharacterized protein yields the protein MSDDSEVSDCFDSSESEMESEDSGEDWGVIESEIIPYQDEPLAVVSEETGDGDSEEEMDVDGLTPAVFESRYEGSVSVESWCQCERCNVETLVGSLEFRCCREYWTTITSTSAKMMFDGSIENISCITQHVDYDAITNRAVLLQVAPLFRNKDGGNYRRRGGVSENEFIRAVAYRWTTRWLCGYMGWDNTRPLPACIYHSIRTKYQSHQSSGFATSQDREH from the exons ATGTCTGACGATTCGGAAGTAAGCGACTGTTTCGATTCTTCAGAAAGTGAGATGGAAAGTGAAGATTCTGGAGAAGATTGGGGAGTTATTGAATCAGAAATAATTCCCTATCAAGACGAGCCACTCGCAGTGGTTTCAGAAGAAACTGGTGATGGGGACTCCGAGGAAGAAATGGACGTCGATGGACTCACTCCAGCCGTTTTTGAAAGCAGATACGAAGGAAGTGTGAGCGTGGAGTCTTG GTGCCAATGTGAACGGTGTAATGTCGAGACATTAGTTGGTTCGCTGGAATTTCGCTGCTGCAGGGAA tattggacaaccaTCACAAGTACGTCCGCAAAGATGATGTTTGATGGATCAATTGAAAACATCTCTTGTATAACCCAACACGTGGACTATGACGCGATAACAAACCGAGCAGTTTTGCTTCAAGTGGCGCCACTGTTTAGAAATAAGGACGGAGGAAATTACCGCCGCCGAGGTGGAGTGTCGGAAAATGA GTTCATAAGAGCTGTTGCATACAGATGGACCACACGATGGCTTTGTGGCTACATGGGTTGGGATAACACCAGGCCACTCCCAGCTTGCATCTATCACAGTATTAGAACTAAATACCAGTCCCACCAGTCAAGTGGATTTGCAACTTCTCAAGACAGAGAACACTGA
- the LOC138016856 gene encoding uncharacterized protein — MPPKMAGKRQFADEDGNLKRSKETDQINEEELLKEVETSPDEPSRSEIANDSLEKTLANLNNNMLTVGDSLGSMSKALERFADCPRPSKRQKREELSDSDTNSNDEANHSDVDSAGLLYDAEDKGGNDNNDCLTQDTKDDLMDSIASDLNADEHTGKDVSDKLAKLVNKRWSEKLTSDKLSEKLKKYPRPGNLQNLTVPKVNPEIWANMNHTGKRVDLRAANTQNIVSKVGSILAKCTDTLLTARNKKQSKEMNLDELIGSHTDALALLGHAQHELSMKRRDAIRPSLNKDYTGLCSQNVPVTSLLFGDDLQQQLNTIKASNKITQASASGAKSQRSTYKSTSNDNWKRKPSDQYYRRSYPLQNHWKNRGEKAKNLRSPLYKKKEGGKN; from the coding sequence ATGCCGccgaaaatggcgggaaaacgtCAATTCGCAGATGAGGATGGGAATCTTAAACGCTCCAAGGAAACAGACCAGATCAACGAGGAAGAGCTCCTTAAGGAGGTTGAGACCTCACCAGACGAACCGTCACGGTCAGAAATAGCCAACGACTCGTTGGAAAAAACACTGGCGAACCTGAACAACAACATGCTGACGGTTGGTGATTCGCTTGGCTCCATGAGCAAAGCGCTGGAACGATTCGCTGACTGCCCGAGACCCTCGAAGAGGCAAAAGCGCGAGGAATTGTCTGATTCAGACACAAATTCAAACGATGAGGCAAACCACTCGGACGTAGACAGTGCTGGATTGCTCTACGACGCCGAAGACAAAGGCGggaatgataataatgattGCCTGACTCAGGACACGAAAGACGATCTGATGGATAGTATAGCCAGTGATCTAAATGCCGATGAGCATACCGGCAAAGATGTGTCAGATAAGCTTGctaaacttgtaaacaaacGCTGGTCGGAAAAATTGACTAGCGACAAACTCTCAGAGAAACTAAAGAAATATCCCCGACCCGGGAACCTGCAGAACTTGACAGTTCCAAAAGTTAACCCAGAAATCTGGGCTAATATGAACCACACAGGGAAACGAGTAGACCTCCGAGCCGCAAACACGCAAAATATTGTTTCTAAAGTGGGCTCTATCCTTGCAAAGTGCACGGACACTTTGTTGACAGCCCGTAACAAAAAGCAGAGCAAAGAGATGAATCTGGACGAGCTTATCGGTTCTCATACGGATGCTCTGGCCCTTTTGGGTCACGCGCAACATGAGCTTTCTATGAAGCGACGTGATGCCATCAGACCAAGCTTGAATAAAGATTACACGGGACTCTGCTCACAAAATGTACCAGTTACGTCCCTTTTATTTGGAGACGACCTCCAACAACAGCTTAATACCATCAAAGCCTCCAACAAAATCACGCAAGCTTCGGCGAGCGGCGCTAAATCGCAGAGAAGTACTTATAAAAGTACCTCCAACGATAACTGGAAGCGAAAGCCTTCAGATCAGTACTACAGGCGTTCATATCCTCTCCAAAACCACTGGAAAAATCGGGGAGAGAAGGCAAAAAACCTGAGGTCCCCCCTCTACAAGAAAAAGGAGGGGGGCAAGAACTGA